The Bdellovibrio bacteriovorus DNA segment TTGGAACAAAAGCTCACGCAAGTTCCGTTCATTAAAGCGGTCTACAGTCCTTTGCGCGATCTGATGAATTTATTTTCTAAAGGTGGCGGTCCGGGTGGCTTACAAAAAGTGGTCTTCGTCGATATGGGCGAAGGCGGAGTCCGCGTCTTGGGTCTAGTGACTCGCGAAAGCTTTAAAGACATTCCTGCCATCGAACAAAATGCGGGCGATCGCATCGCGGTCTATGTGCCGATGAGTTACGGCTTAGGGGGATTTACACTGATGGTTCCTCGCAGTAAAATCACTCCATTAGATATGCCGATTGAAAAAGCGATGAGCTTAGCCATCACCGGCTGGGTGAAAGCTGAAAAGAATGAAGGAGACAGAAAGTAATGTCCGACTCTCCCATCGAAAAACCAGAAGCTAAAGCACTTAAAATCAACATTGATACTTCTCGCTATGGTGCTTTTGCCGAAATCGGTGCGGGTCAGGAAGTTGCCAGACATTTCTTTCAGGTCGGCAAAGCCTCACAAACCATCGCTAAAACTATTTCTGCTTACGACATGATCGTCAGTGACGATATTTATGGGCGCGAGGCCAATGGCCGTTACGTGTGTGAAGCGCGTTTAGAAAAAATGCTTGGTCATGAGTACGATCTTTTAGTGGATCGTTTGGCGGACACGCGTGGTGCGCATACGAAGTTTTTTGCGTTTGCCAACACGGTCGCGACGGCTTCAGGCGGTCACAAGCAATCCCACGGTTGGATGGGGGTGCGCTTTCAAAATACGCCGGGGGGCGCGCACAACGAAATCATTTTGCACATCCGGATGCTAGATCGCTATCGCTTGCAACAACAAGAATCCTTAGGGATTTTGGGCGTCAATTTGATTCACGCGGCTTTTTATCATATTAATGATCCCGACCAGTTCATCCCGCATTTAGTGGATAACCTTAAAGAAGGTCAAATCGTCATTGACGTGATTAAGTTCCGCGGCCCTGATCTTTCAGAGTTTGATGATCGTTTGATGAACCTAGAACTTGTTCGTCGCGGTTTAGCCGAAGCGATCTTGTTTTCGCCAAAAAATGAAATTTTAAATGTATCCGATGCTGTTTACGGCAAATCCGTTTTAATTCAGCGCGGTCACTTCCGCCCGATCACCACGACTCATTTGGATGTCATGCAAAAAGGCATCTTACAAATGAAGGGCGACGTCAGTGCTAGTGAAACCAA contains these protein-coding regions:
- a CDS encoding DUF502 domain-containing protein, yielding MKQLQKIFLQGLVTFLPIALTIYIIYAGIAIVDSFLGDALRQVLPVYIPGLGFLLTIVLIFLLGLMLNNLLAGGIFQKLEQKLTQVPFIKAVYSPLRDLMNLFSKGGGPGGLQKVVFVDMGEGGVRVLGLVTRESFKDIPAIEQNAGDRIAVYVPMSYGLGGFTLMVPRSKITPLDMPIEKAMSLAITGWVKAEKNEGDRK